In one Haloarcula sp. DT43 genomic region, the following are encoded:
- a CDS encoding winged helix-turn-helix transcriptional regulator, with amino-acid sequence MSDSPERLSVWCAGEEWCPITTTASLIGKKWHPVIIHRLLENGPSGFNELKENVDGISSKVLSDSLEDLQEKGLVDREVINEQPFRVNYSLTEHGASLEPVITEMAAWGQTYLREPSESDEPAT; translated from the coding sequence ATGAGCGACTCACCGGAGCGACTCTCCGTCTGGTGTGCCGGCGAAGAGTGGTGCCCGATAACGACGACGGCCTCCCTCATCGGGAAGAAGTGGCACCCGGTTATCATTCACCGGCTGCTCGAGAACGGCCCCTCGGGATTCAACGAACTCAAGGAGAACGTCGACGGGATTTCTTCAAAGGTGCTCTCTGACAGCCTCGAAGACCTCCAGGAGAAAGGGCTCGTCGACCGGGAGGTCATCAACGAACAGCCGTTTCGCGTCAACTACTCGCTGACCGAACACGGTGCGTCGCTGGAGCCGGTAATCACCGAGATGGCGGCGTGGGGCCAGACCTACCTGCGGGAACCGAGCGAATCCGACGAACCCGCGACGTAG
- a CDS encoding CoA-binding protein, translated as MPVSSDDELREILELDRVAVVGCSTSAGKDAHEIPKYLHEQGYDVIPVNPYADEVFGQKAYDSLSEVPGEIDIIDVFRPSEEVSDIVDAALERDDDAVIWLQLGIHDDEAVERAEAAGRRVVQDRCMKPTHQRLLG; from the coding sequence ATGCCCGTTAGTTCGGACGACGAACTCCGAGAGATTCTGGAACTGGACCGCGTCGCCGTCGTCGGCTGTTCGACCAGCGCCGGCAAGGACGCCCACGAGATTCCGAAGTACCTCCACGAGCAGGGGTACGACGTGATTCCGGTCAATCCCTACGCCGACGAAGTGTTCGGACAGAAGGCGTACGACTCGCTGTCGGAGGTGCCCGGCGAGATAGACATCATCGACGTCTTCAGGCCCAGCGAGGAGGTCAGCGATATCGTCGACGCGGCGCTGGAACGCGACGACGACGCCGTTATTTGGCTCCAGTTGGGTATCCACGACGACGAGGCCGTCGAACGTGCCGAGGCGGCCGGCCGCCGCGTCGTCCAGGACCGCTGTATGAAGCCGACCCACCAGCGGTTGCTGGGCTGA